In Methanosarcina barkeri MS, a single window of DNA contains:
- the dusB gene encoding tRNA dihydrouridine synthase DusB yields the protein MKLNKLKIGKIETPGNLLLAPMADVTNLAFRLLCRQNGADLTYTEMISADALLNENRKSLLKGLSSPEDRPFGVQLVGSSPEKLREAALLIEDEYRPELIDVNMGCPAQRITGTGCGSALLSSKKLVYEIISELTDVLKTPVTAKIRILKRDERTLEIARLVEEAGASALTVHGRRAEQMYSGSSDLTAIRAIKQELSIPVIANGDIRDEESAEVALDFTGCDGLMIGRAAMGNPFIFKRIRHYLETGEKLEFDRQVRQLEDFENYIALLEEYDLHTSTNLRMHAHWFTKGLRGSRQIREKINNLKDGKAIIELIKDFHRENY from the coding sequence ATGAAACTTAATAAATTAAAAATCGGGAAGATCGAAACACCTGGAAACCTTCTTCTTGCGCCTATGGCAGATGTGACAAATCTGGCTTTCAGGCTACTCTGCAGGCAGAATGGAGCTGACCTTACATATACTGAGATGATCAGCGCAGATGCCCTGCTCAACGAAAACCGAAAATCGCTCCTCAAAGGATTATCTTCACCTGAAGACCGACCTTTTGGAGTTCAGCTTGTAGGAAGTTCACCTGAAAAACTGAGGGAAGCTGCGCTCTTAATTGAAGATGAGTACAGACCTGAACTAATCGACGTGAATATGGGCTGCCCTGCACAGCGCATTACTGGGACAGGGTGCGGCTCGGCTCTTCTCAGTTCCAAGAAACTCGTATATGAAATTATCTCTGAGCTGACCGATGTGCTGAAGACCCCTGTGACTGCAAAGATCCGCATTCTGAAACGGGATGAAAGAACCCTTGAGATTGCACGCCTGGTAGAAGAGGCTGGGGCTTCTGCCCTGACTGTACATGGCAGAAGGGCAGAGCAAATGTACTCCGGAAGTTCAGACCTCACAGCAATAAGAGCCATTAAACAGGAACTTTCCATTCCAGTAATTGCAAACGGTGATATAAGGGATGAGGAGTCTGCCGAAGTTGCCCTTGATTTTACAGGCTGTGACGGACTTATGATCGGACGCGCAGCAATGGGAAATCCCTTTATCTTCAAAAGGATAAGGCATTACCTGGAAACCGGGGAAAAGCTGGAATTTGACAGGCAAGTTAGGCAATTGGAGGACTTTGAGAATTATATCGCCTTACTTGAAGAATACGACCTCCACACATCTACAAATCTAAGAATGCATGCTCACTGGTTTACAAAAGGGTTGCGCGGCTCGCGGCAGATTAGGGAAAAGATTAATAATCTGAAAGATGGAAAGGCGATAATTGAATTAATAAAGGATTTCCATAGGGAGAATTATTAA
- a CDS encoding pyruvate ferredoxin oxidoreductase subunit gamma, protein MKEIRIHGRGGQGSVTAAEMLSVAAFEDGKFSQAFPAFGVERRGAPVQAFTRINNNPIRLRSQVYNPDYVIVQDATLLETVDIASGVKDDGIIIVNTTEKPENLKLNTKARVMTVDATKVAMDIIGVPIVNTVLLGAFAGATGEINVESIQHAIRARFSGKVGEKNANAIQKAYNLIRGEEA, encoded by the coding sequence ATGAAGGAAATCAGAATACACGGTCGAGGAGGCCAGGGTTCTGTTACCGCGGCTGAAATGCTTTCCGTTGCAGCTTTTGAAGATGGAAAGTTCAGCCAGGCCTTCCCCGCTTTTGGGGTAGAGCGTAGAGGTGCCCCAGTTCAGGCATTCACAAGGATTAACAATAATCCTATCAGGCTCCGAAGTCAGGTCTACAACCCAGATTATGTTATTGTCCAGGATGCAACCCTGCTTGAAACTGTTGACATCGCAAGCGGGGTAAAGGATGACGGAATAATTATTGTTAACACCACCGAAAAACCGGAAAACCTGAAACTCAATACAAAAGCTAGGGTTATGACCGTGGACGCTACCAAGGTAGCAATGGACATTATAGGTGTTCCCATTGTAAATACTGTTCTCCTCGGAGCTTTTGCGGGTGCAACCGGAGAAATCAATGTTGAATCAATTCAGCATGCAATAAGGGCTCGTTTTTCAGGAAAGGTAGGAGAAAAGAATGCAAATGCAATTCAGAAGGCCTACAATCTTATCAGGGGGGAAGAAGCGTGA
- the porD gene encoding pyruvate synthase subunit PorD, producing the protein MSNGEEECLNISRCRVCKPGSTLINKTGGWRNFRPVYIYEKCTKCGICHIVCPDMSVKPREDGFFEYDYDYCKGCGICANECPADAIEMILEEK; encoded by the coding sequence GTGAGTAATGGAGAAGAAGAATGTTTAAATATTTCACGCTGCAGAGTCTGTAAACCTGGTTCTACCCTTATAAACAAAACTGGCGGCTGGAGAAACTTCCGCCCTGTTTATATTTACGAAAAATGTACCAAATGCGGAATCTGCCATATTGTCTGCCCTGATATGTCTGTCAAACCCAGAGAAGACGGCTTTTTTGAATATGATTATGACTACTGCAAAGGTTGCGGCATCTGTGCAAATGAGTGTCCTGCAGATGCAATTGAAATGATTCTGGAGGAGAAATAA
- the porA gene encoding pyruvate synthase subunit PorA: MIDPAYRKKMVVVEGSYAVAHSAKVCRPNVISAYPITPQTHIVEHLSQFMADGEIPNCEYVNVEAEFSAISTLIGASAVGARTYSATTSQGLLLMHEALFNTSGMRLPVVMTVANRAVSAPINIWNDHQDAIAQRDTGWMQLYVEDVQEACDTLPQLYKIAEDNEIMVPGMVCMDGFILSHVYEPVVLLEQDLTDDFLPPFQPKDILDPEDPKTFGAFASPDTYEEFRYLHEQAMQKALPKIEAVAKEFEEVYGRYHGGLIDGYMLDDAEIIIMAMGSILGTIKDVVDKYRAKGEKIGVLKVRSFRPFPKEQICKAVKNAHAVVVLDKNISIGTNEGALFTETKSCLYNSKVRVPVIGYTVGHGGRDIPVESIAKVIEETKKVAKSGITVESQFLDLKEELL; this comes from the coding sequence ATGATTGACCCGGCTTATAGAAAAAAAATGGTCGTCGTGGAAGGTTCCTATGCTGTAGCCCATTCCGCAAAAGTCTGCCGTCCAAATGTAATTTCAGCCTATCCTATTACTCCTCAGACCCATATTGTTGAACATTTATCCCAGTTTATGGCAGACGGAGAAATCCCTAACTGTGAGTATGTTAATGTGGAAGCCGAGTTCTCGGCAATTTCTACCTTAATAGGAGCATCAGCCGTAGGTGCAAGAACCTATTCAGCCACAACTTCCCAGGGACTTCTGCTCATGCATGAGGCACTTTTTAACACTTCAGGTATGAGGCTTCCTGTTGTAATGACAGTGGCAAATAGAGCAGTTAGCGCTCCAATTAACATATGGAACGATCATCAAGATGCTATTGCACAGAGAGATACAGGCTGGATGCAGCTCTATGTAGAGGATGTTCAGGAAGCGTGTGATACCCTGCCTCAGCTCTACAAGATCGCAGAGGATAATGAGATCATGGTTCCGGGTATGGTCTGCATGGACGGCTTTATCCTGTCTCATGTTTATGAGCCTGTTGTCCTGCTTGAACAGGACCTAACTGACGATTTCCTTCCTCCTTTCCAGCCTAAAGATATTCTTGATCCTGAAGACCCCAAGACTTTCGGAGCCTTTGCATCTCCGGACACATATGAAGAGTTCAGATATCTTCACGAACAGGCAATGCAGAAAGCCCTTCCAAAGATCGAAGCCGTTGCAAAGGAATTTGAGGAAGTATATGGTAGATACCACGGAGGACTTATTGACGGTTATATGCTTGATGATGCTGAAATAATTATCATGGCTATGGGCTCTATTCTCGGCACTATCAAAGATGTTGTTGATAAGTATAGAGCAAAAGGAGAAAAGATCGGCGTCTTAAAGGTCAGGTCCTTCAGGCCTTTCCCGAAGGAACAGATTTGCAAGGCTGTTAAGAATGCCCACGCAGTTGTCGTACTTGATAAGAATATTTCCATAGGGACGAACGAAGGAGCACTCTTTACAGAAACCAAATCCTGCCTCTACAACAGTAAAGTCCGTGTACCTGTGATTGGCTATACTGTAGGGCACGGAGGCCGTGACATTCCTGTGGAAAGTATTGCAAAGGTCATAGAAGAAACCAAGAAAGTTGCAAAGTCAGGAATAACGGTTGAAAGCCAATTCCTGGACCTTAAGGAGGAATTGCTATGA
- the porB gene encoding pyruvate synthase subunit PorB: protein MSKTAPKTYITSGHSGCAGCCDAFAAKFTLMGAGPNTIVINPTGCLEVMSTPFPYSSWQVPWIHSLFENAGAVASGVEAALKALGKKDDIKVVSIGGDGSTMDIGLGALSGAFERGHDFTYVCMDNEAYMNTGVQRSSGTPFDASTTTTPAGKVSFGNPRPKKNMPAIMAAHGSPYVATTSIGFPRDMIRKVKKATEIVGPTYIHAQAPCPTGWGFDTSKTLEIAKLAVETCLWPMYEMENGEITQVRKVKNPRPVEEYLRTQKRFKHLFTMKGGEEEIKKIQAIADWNIEHFGLQ from the coding sequence ATGAGTAAAACTGCACCGAAAACATATATCACGTCCGGGCACAGCGGCTGTGCAGGTTGCTGTGATGCCTTTGCTGCAAAATTCACACTTATGGGCGCAGGCCCAAATACAATTGTAATTAACCCGACGGGCTGCCTTGAGGTTATGTCAACACCTTTCCCATATTCTTCCTGGCAGGTCCCGTGGATCCATTCTCTCTTTGAAAACGCAGGTGCAGTGGCTTCAGGTGTAGAAGCTGCCTTGAAGGCCCTTGGCAAAAAGGATGACATCAAGGTTGTATCAATCGGGGGAGACGGTTCTACTATGGATATAGGCCTCGGTGCCCTTTCGGGCGCATTCGAGAGAGGGCACGACTTCACCTATGTGTGCATGGACAACGAAGCGTATATGAACACTGGAGTCCAGCGCAGCAGTGGAACACCTTTTGATGCAAGTACTACAACCACTCCAGCCGGAAAAGTTTCCTTTGGAAACCCGCGCCCTAAGAAGAACATGCCTGCTATCATGGCAGCTCATGGCTCTCCTTATGTAGCCACGACTTCCATAGGTTTCCCAAGAGACATGATACGAAAGGTCAAGAAGGCAACTGAAATCGTGGGACCTACTTACATCCATGCCCAGGCTCCTTGTCCAACAGGCTGGGGTTTTGATACATCCAAGACCCTGGAAATCGCCAAACTTGCAGTCGAAACCTGCCTCTGGCCCATGTATGAAATGGAAAATGGGGAAATTACTCAGGTAAGAAAAGTTAAGAATCCCAGACCAGTCGAGGAATACCTGAGGACCCAGAAAAGGTTCAAACATCTCTTCACCATGAAAGGCGGCGAGGAAGAAATAAAGAAAATCCAGGCTATTGCAGACTGGAACATAGAGCACTTCGGACTTCAGTAA
- a CDS encoding tetratricopeptide repeat protein: MTNSSFLIQNITDSGSQLVSIYSNLSVEAKLGILVPLLLAMISASHTLYKNYRERQKKLRSLFNLTWKNSTSIGKEEVLGNRPFNEYYFLRPEDEKVWNCLDNEKSVLIVGPPLAGKTRMIYESLIKSKKHDLIIPRSTDIEIESFILPRQMKFWKPKLMFIDDLHRFVEQQNFEYLFEVCRKNKINLIATCRSEVEYNKTKKRMLDKNLDLETGIFDQIIEVNEISEQQGKEIAENVDRHWNEIRFNKTVGSIFMPLAEMDRRFKECTSEEKSVLKAVKKLYICGVYNEDQIFQLDKIQKVSENEGIKKEKYQWEELIEKLCEKEFTKIKEKDIDRIWAEEAYLEDIVELNHSGLSVFEELLSIFAETPDELFKIGNRAYEIGSVKLQKASYMKVAIKAYREALKIRTVEQFPIKYAMTQNNIGNAHSTLAEVEEKALSYKKAIEAFQKALKITTVKEFPMDYAMTQNNIGNAYSTLAEVEEKALNCKKAIEAFQKALKITTVKEFPMDYAMTQNNIGNAYSTLAEVEEKALNCKKAIEAYREALKIFTENSYPEYNKIVAGNIEELTNFCKMNEIKL, translated from the coding sequence ATGACTAATTCGAGTTTTCTGATACAAAATATAACTGACTCTGGTTCTCAATTAGTCTCAATTTATTCAAATCTATCTGTTGAAGCAAAACTTGGAATCTTGGTTCCTTTACTCTTAGCAATGATAAGTGCCTCACACACACTTTATAAAAACTATCGGGAAAGACAGAAAAAGCTAAGGAGTCTATTTAACCTCACATGGAAAAATTCAACTTCAATAGGGAAAGAAGAAGTTCTGGGAAACAGACCTTTTAACGAATATTATTTTTTAAGACCTGAAGACGAAAAGGTTTGGAATTGCCTGGATAATGAAAAAAGTGTACTGATAGTAGGTCCACCTCTTGCTGGAAAAACCAGAATGATTTACGAATCTTTGATAAAATCAAAAAAGCATGATCTTATAATTCCAAGATCCACCGATATAGAGATAGAATCTTTTATTTTGCCCAGGCAAATGAAATTCTGGAAACCCAAATTGATGTTTATCGATGACTTACATCGTTTCGTAGAACAGCAAAATTTTGAATATTTGTTTGAAGTCTGTCGGAAAAACAAAATTAACCTTATAGCAACATGCCGTTCCGAAGTAGAATACAACAAAACAAAGAAAAGGATGCTGGACAAAAATCTAGATTTAGAAACCGGGATTTTCGATCAAATTATTGAAGTAAACGAAATTTCGGAACAGCAGGGAAAAGAAATAGCAGAAAATGTTGATCGACATTGGAATGAAATCAGATTCAATAAGACTGTAGGCTCAATTTTCATGCCTTTAGCTGAAATGGATAGAAGATTTAAAGAGTGTACTTCTGAAGAAAAATCTGTTTTAAAAGCTGTCAAAAAGCTTTACATCTGCGGTGTTTATAACGAAGACCAAATTTTTCAACTTGATAAAATACAGAAAGTTTCTGAGAACGAAGGTATAAAGAAAGAAAAATATCAGTGGGAAGAACTTATCGAAAAATTATGTGAAAAAGAGTTTACGAAAATAAAAGAAAAAGATATAGATAGAATCTGGGCAGAAGAAGCCTATCTTGAAGATATTGTGGAATTAAATCACTCTGGACTTTCTGTTTTTGAAGAATTGCTATCGATTTTTGCAGAAACTCCAGACGAATTATTCAAAATAGGAAACCGAGCATATGAAATTGGCTCTGTAAAACTACAGAAAGCAAGCTACATGAAAGTCGCGATCAAAGCATATCGAGAAGCTCTGAAAATCAGAACTGTGGAACAGTTTCCAATAAAATATGCTATGACCCAGAACAATATCGGAAATGCACACAGTACACTGGCAGAAGTAGAAGAAAAGGCACTAAGCTACAAGAAGGCAATAGAAGCATTTCAAAAGGCCCTGAAAATCACAACTGTAAAAGAGTTTCCAATGGACTATGCTATGACCCAGAACAATATCGGAAATGCATACAGTACACTGGCAGAAGTGGAAGAAAAGGCACTAAACTGCAAGAAGGCAATAGAAGCATTTCAAAAGGCCCTGAAAATCACAACTGTAAAAGAGTTTCCAATGGACTATGCTATGACCCAGAACAATATCGGAAATGCATACAGTACACTGGCAGAAGTGGAAGAAAAGGCACTAAACTGCAAGAAGGCAATAGAAGCATATCGAGAAGCTCTGAAAATATTCACAGAAAATTCATATCCAGAATATAACAAAATAGTTGCAGGCAACATTGAGGAACTAACTAATTTCTGCAAAATGAATGAAATAAAATTATGA